One region of Cryptosporidium parvum Iowa II chromosome 4, whole genome shotgun sequence genomic DNA includes:
- a CDS encoding possible thioredoxin H-type of possible fungal or plant origin, small protein, which yields YFFPTIFEFLEYKAYISRQGLVVVDYFATWCGPCNMIAPKLEEFSEQVKDVCFIKVDVDSLPSIADAESVRAMPTFKFFLNGKEVKSVVGANFEIIQQAVLANKP from the coding sequence tatttttttcccacaatttttgaatttttagaATACAAAGCTTACATCTCAAGACAAGGTCTTGTTGTTGTTGATTACTTTGCCACATGGTGTGGCCCATGTAATATGATTGCTCCAAAATTGGAGGAATTTAGTGAGCAAGTCAAAGATGTCTGTTTTATCAAGGTTGATGTCGATTCTCTCCCTAGTATCGCAGATGCGGAATCGGTTAGAGCTATGCCTacattcaaattctttttgaatgGTAAGGAAGTAAAGAGTGTGGTTGGCGCAAATTTCGAGATAATTCAACAAGCAGTTTTGGCTAATAAACcataa
- a CDS encoding small nuclear ribonucleoprotein, with amino-acid sequence MNSQTKRKTQKMMLQPINQIFHLFTSKQRVQIWLYDHKNLVLEGVIQGFDEYMNIVLDQASEVYTKKEVRRETSVGQLLLRGENISLICECK; translated from the exons ATGAATTCTCAAACAAAGAGAAAGACTCAAAAAATGATGTTGCAACCAATCAACCAGATTTTCCACTTGTTTACATCTAAACAAAGAGTACAAATTTGGTTATATGATCACAAGAATTTAGTTTTAGAGGGAGTAATACAG GGTTTTGATGAATATATGAATATCGTGCTTGACCAAGCATCTGAAGTatatacaaaaaaagaagttaGAAGAGAAACTAGTGTAGGACAGCTACTTTTGAGAGGTGAAAACATTAGCTTGATTTGTGAATGTAAATAG
- a CDS encoding hypothetical protein (similar to yeast Brr6p, 2 transmembrane domains and a NFX like finger) produces MSNTVLEELEIEELSQKLMLKLSPKILKEEKFDEDMINAMIIDESSNGLVDNNFLNFDNKKNSEHIKTTDFINSFKPIDQKLNKENNDNLKPNLTINYKYIGNNCNKINQTLSNRSNSLPPRNNNYYCKGLNLLKKREIKAINNDFNSEKFNCNSFNQLSHGLNQNSYINSLKRMNIDNTHEFIRLIFNIIIVFITLYIIFGIIFVIKNDIESKIQISITNILDEMNICSKHYVDNKCHPEQRVPAMESKCTEWERCMSQNPTIIARKSIFTAQIIGEIINTFLDQISFKSALFIFGFIIALIIGNYFVLSSTFCFNRNINHTRNSLESTSIIKKN; encoded by the coding sequence ATGAGTAATACAGTATTAGAAGAGTTAGAAATTGAGGAGTTAAGTCAGAAATTAATGTTAAAATTAAGTCCGAAAATTTTAAAGGAAGAGAAATTTGATGAAGATATGATCAATGCAATGATAATTGATGAAAGTAGTAATGGCTTAGTTGATAATAACTTTCTAAATTTTGATaacaaaaagaattcaGAGCATATAAAAACAACTGATTTTATAAATAGTTTTAAACCAATTGatcaaaaattgaataaagaAAACAACGACAATCTAAAGCCAAATTTaacaattaattataaatatattggcAATAATTGCAATAAAATTAACCAAACCTTGTCAAATAGATCAAATTCCCTACCACCACGTaataacaattattattgtaaaggtttaaatttacttaaaaaaagagaaatcAAAGCTATAAATAACGATTTCAATTcagaaaaatttaattgtaATTCATTTAATCAACTTTCTCATGGTCTGAATCAGAATtcatatattaattctttaaaaaggatgaatattgataatacaCACGAATTTATTCGGCTAATTTTTAAcataataatagtttttatcacattatatataatatttggaataatctttgtaattaaaaatgatattgaatcaaaaattcaaatttcaaTCACTAACATATTGGATGAAATGAATATATGTTCAAAACACTATGTTGATAATAAATGCCACCCAGAACAAAGAGTGCCAGCAATGGAATCTAAATGTACTGAATGGGAAAGATGTATGTCACAGAATCCCACAATTATTGCAAGAAAGTCTATTTTTACAGCTCAAATTATTGGcgaaattattaatacattCCTTGATCAAATTTCCTTCAAATCCGCactatttatatttggCTTCATTATTGctttaattattggaaaCTATTTTGTATTATCCTCTacattttgttttaatagAAACATTAATCATACTAGAAATTCTTTAGAATCAAcatctattattaaaaaaaattaa
- a CDS encoding myosin, with translation MENYNEISKGNKVWIYSRANPHTIELSNKLAEKKAKAFLEGLNKFESEIENVESNLDAFLFACVISYDSKQKIYLCEYIGEFRDEIEDAKINFYVDKEFVYKADDGFGYKDNSQLRNLNIGNVIRNIQVCYDMLKGSNNVTENNSEEKMKLSGIRSGDDFPKYPMYSFAGGILIAVNPYKEYDIYNDETAQEFIGKNIMNMEPHPFAIAEWTYRRMLKDNRSQSIIISGESGAGKTETSKHVLKYLSYVSNRQRMKNATNNIVDKVEGLHLSTIENCLLSSNPLLEVFGNSRTIRNDNSSRFGKYMKLGFDENGKIINASINTYLLAKSRVVHLPNNERNYHIFYHILNEINETQKTRWGITCDNSSLEFNYLKTVDSKSFRQSIGKNSLKSENLREIVKSVPYNIKIINDCFQSIGVSEDNRDLIYDMIYTILLLGNIEFNPVENKDEDECELTQESISIINQIVQIWNYNFDSDSDFSKMSNEELIELLTTKSIVKIKKRLSYSEAIYTRDSISRYLYEWIFNLIVELINIALKQNIFENSENSMNKSDQNNSIGILDIFGFEDLEPNHVNSFEQLLINYCNERLHSFFLEQLLYRDTVLYKTEGINNSISTTPSANVMDLLFHQSFVCTVMSGVNPKYLNNTEIDGNESRSDGNSCTPHPFYEKFQYNNSMLSLLPYNIISILDETGKIPMKGNRDHAFCNKVHSLNKLQSNSNIRMSINRGSICNNKDEMNTNNLLPQLNDLSDSIGRVIQIQKLNLEKTFTINHFAGPVKYTSNEFISKNTDFLSGNIEKIIHTRINTIQEINKFKYNLLNRVNKDERSVQFKDDENINQNNAIFNDDSPMSDTSLVRKSILSLNGISNFVEKNNLQMNALTTLINQNTNQVPTPMNTNKNKSVSSMFVRQVQNMLINELYPTQSHFIRCIKPNNQQISLKFDSLKVYKQLQIGGILQILNIMIYGYPCRVPYSQIYNYFKQIIEINTELGDQESMNDLTLNDKNNILFKAKLLLRDERLFVSLLLEYMGYKDKIDYQLGLTRVFFKFNVLDKVEQFIQKCDQENSMDWKIECINSLYKHWLRKKCNNYLVMIRCSIKFFSLYRHIKRKNACIQICKALRRYVCIKREERERIEREERERIEREERERIEREEKERIERERIEREERERIEREEKERIERERIEREEKERIEREERERIERERIEREERERIEKEENERIERERIERERIERERIEREEKEKIERERIERKEKERIEREERERIEREERERIEKEENERIERERIERERIERERIEREEKEKIERERIERKEKERIEREERERVEREEKEKSKNEIISKNSSERKAKRSRNEFTEDIENDTLYLNDHLKMNNRKKAKANTLITQLDEPMELEETGASISNYEGGILSNNDEKDDETDQNNSPLLCTSTMRGQRKRYSIYYMSGNNVDSKEIEGIKSLQDELVEAEFIDDVLKEDNIVINSDDLIKLENANNNNENEMNNNIKTGIKRPTVFIPNLAINIKQNNHLDSDIKANALNANLQNSETIDSNSKKISLKDVQENFRNNIMKQRKQQY, from the coding sequence ATGGAAAATTACAATGAAATAAGTAAAGGGAATAAAGTTTGGATATATTCCAGAGCAAATCCACATACAATAGAgttatcaaataaattggctgaaaaaaaagcaaaGGCTTTCTTGGAAggtttaaataaatttgaatctgaaattgaaaatgttGAATCTAATTTGGATGCATTTCTATTTGCATGCGTAATTTCTTACGATTCCAaacagaaaatatatttatgtgAATATATTGGTGAATTTAGAGATGAAATAGAAGATgctaaaattaatttttatgtAGATAAGGAATTTGTATATAAGGCAGATGATGGATTTGGTTATAAGGATAATTCACAGCTGAGAAATCTAAATATCGGTAATGTGATAAGAAATATTCAAGTTTGTTATGATATGTTAAAAGGTAGTAATAATGTAACAGAAAACAATagtgaagaaaaaatgaaattgagTGGAATTAGAAGTGGTGACGATTTTCCGAAGTATCCAATGTACAGTTTTGCAGGAGGAATTTTGATTGCAGTAAATCCATATAAGGAGTATGATATTTATAACGATGAAACTGCACAAGAATTCATAGGaaagaatataatgaatatgGAACCTCACCCATTTGCAATAGCAGAATGGACGTATAGGAGAATGCTCAAGGATAATAGATCTcaatcaataataatttcaggAGAGAGTGGAGCAGGAAAAACTGAAACTTCAAAGCAtgtattgaaatatttgagtTATGTAAGCAATAGAcaaagaatgaaaaatgctactaataatattgttgaTAAAGTGGAGGGACTTCATTTATCAACTATTGAAAACTGTCTTCTTTCTTCAAATCCGTTGTTAGAAGTATTTGGGAATTCAAGAACAATTCGAAACGATAATTCATCACGATTTGGAAAGTATATGAAACTTGGATTTGATGAAAACgggaaaataattaatgcaTCCATAAATACTTACTTGCTTGCAAAATCAAGAGTAGTACACCttccaaataatgaaaggaattatcatattttctatcatattttaaatgaaataaacGAAACGCAGAAAACTAGGTGGGGAATAACGTGTGATAACTCTTCTCtagaatttaattatttgaagacTGTGGATTCAAAAAGTTTTAGACAAAGTATCGGTAAAAACTCATTAAAAAGTGAAAATTTGAGAGAAATTGTGAAATCTGTTccatataatattaaaataattaatgattgCTTTCAATCAATTGGGGTTTCGGAGGATAATAGAGATTTGATATACGATATGATATACACAATCTTATTGTTAGGAAATATTGAGTTTAATCctgttgaaaataaagatgaagatgaatgTGAGCTTACTCAAGAGtcaatatcaataataaaccAAATCGTACAAATATGGAATTACAACTTTGATTCTGATTCAGATTTTAGTAAAATGAGCAATGAAGAATTGATCGAATTATTAACTACAAAAAGTATCGTgaaaattaagaaaaggCTATCGTATTCAGAGGCAATATATACTAGAGATAGTATCTCCAGATATCTCTATGAATggatttttaatttaatcGTAgagttaataaatatagCGTTAAAACAGAATATATTCGAAAATAGTGAAAATTCTATGAATAAATCAGaccaaaataattcaataggtattttggatatttttggatttgAAGATTTGGAACCAAACCATGTGAATAGTTTTGAACaattattgattaattattgTAATGAAAGACTGCATAGCTTCTTTTTGGAACAATTACTATATAGAGATACAGTATTATATAAAACTGAGggaataaataatagtattTCGACAACTCCATCAGCAAATGTAatggatttattattccatCAGTCATTCGTTTGTACAGTCATGAGTGGTGTAAATCCAAAGTATCTTAATAACACAGAAATAGATGGAAATGAATCAAGAAGTGATGGTAATAGTTGCACACCACATCCATTTTATGAGAAATTTCAgtataataattcaatgtTGAGCCTGCTTccatataatattatatcaATTCTTGATGAAACAGGAAAGATACCAATGAAAGGAAATAGGGATCATGCATTTTGTAATAAAGTTCATTCACTAAATAAATTACAaagtaattcaaatatCAGAATGAGTATAAATAGAGGATCAATATGCAATAATAAGGATGAAATGAAcacaaataatttattgcCTCAGTTAAATGATTTGTCTGATTCTATTGGAAGAGTAatccaaattcaaaaacttAATCTTGAAAAGACATTTAcaataaatcattttgCAGGTCCCGTTAAGTACACAagtaatgaatttatttcaaagaatacAGACTTTTTATCAGGAAATATTgagaaaataatacatacaagaataaatacaattcaagaaatcaataaatttaagtataatttattaaatagaGTGAATAAGGATGAAAGATCTGTGCAATTCaaagatgatgaaaatattaatcaaaataatgcAATATTTAACGATGATAGTCCAATGTCCGATACAAGTTTGGTTAGAAAGAGTATTTTGTCATTAAATGGAATATCAAATTTTGttgagaaaaataatttgcAAATGAATGCATTGACAActttaattaatcaaaatacAAATCAAGTGCCAACACCAATGAATACAAATAAGAATAAGAGTGTTTCAAGCATGTTTGTTAGACAAGTTCAGAATATgttaataaatgaattatatCCTACTCAAAGCCATTTTATTAGATGTATAAAACCAAATAATCAGCAgatttctttgaaatttgaTAGTTTAAAGGTATATAAACAGCTTCAAATTGGTGGGATCTTAcaaattcttaatattatgaTTTATGGTTATCCTTGTAGAGTTCCTTACAGTCAAATTTATAACtattttaaacaaattattgAGATAAATACTGAACTTGGTGACCAAGAATCAATGAATGATTTAActttaaatgataaaaataacatATTATTCAAAGCAAAATTGCTCTTGAGAGATGAAAGactttttgtttctttattattggagTACATGGGCTACAAGGATAAAATTGATTACCAACTTGGATTAACTCGagtattttttaaatttaatgtttTGGATAAAGTTGaacaatttattcaaaaatgtGATCAAGAGAATTCTATGGATTGGAAAATTGAGTgcattaattctttatataaACATTGGTTGAGGAAGAAATGTAATAACTATTTAGTAATGATAAGATgttcaattaaatttttttcattatatagACATATTAAGAGAAAAAATGCATGTATACAGATTTGCAAAGCATTGAGAAGATATGTATGTATCAAGAgagaagaaagagaaagaatCGAAAGGGAGGAAAGAGAAAGGATTGAAAGAGAAGAGAGAGAAAGAATTGAAAGAGAGGAAAAGGAGAGGATTGAAAGAGAGAGAATTGAAAGAGAAGAGAGAGAAAGAATTGAAAGAGAGGAAAAGGAGAGGATTGAAAGAGAGAGAAttgaaagagaagaaaaggaaaggattgaaagagaagaaaGAGAGAGGATTGAAAGAGAGAGAAttgaaagagaagaaagagaaagaattgaaaaagaGGAAAATGAGAGGATCGAAAGAGAGAGAAttgaaagagaaagaattgAAAGAGAGAGGAttgaaagagaagaaaaagagaagATCGAAAGAGAGAGAATTGAAaggaaagaaaaggaaaggattgaaagagaagaaagagaaagaattgaaagagaagaaagagaaagaattgaaaaagaGGAAAATGAGAGGATCGAAAGAGAGAGAAttgaaagagaaagaattgAAAGAGAGAGGAttgaaagagaagaaaaagagaagATCGAAAGAGAGAGAATTGAAaggaaagaaaaggaaaggattgaaagagaagaaagagaaagagtCGAAAGGgaggaaaaagaaaagagcAAGAATGAAATTATATCGAAAAACTCCTCAGAACGTAAGGCCAAGAGGAGCAGGAATGAATTTACTGAAGATATCGAGAATGATACATTATATTTGAACGACCACTTAAAGATGAATAATAGGAAGAAGGCAAAGGCAAATACATTAATAACACAACTTGATGAACCAATGGAGTTAGAAGAAACAGGAGCATCTATATCTAATTATGAAGGAggaattttatcaaataatgatgaaaaggATGATGAAACtgatcaaaataattctcCATTACTATGTACATCAACAATGAGAGgtcaaagaaaaagatattcaatatattatatgTCTGGAAATAATGttgattcaaaagaaattgaaggtattaaatcattacaAGATGAGTTGGTTGAGGCTGAATTTATTGATGATGTATTGaaagaagataatattgttattaattcaGATGATTTGATCAAACTTGAAAATgctaataataacaatgaaaatgaaatgaataataacattaaaACTGGGATCAAGAGACCCACAGTATTCATTCCAAATTTAGCGATTAATATAAAGCAAAACAATCATTTAGATTCTGATATTAAAGCCAATGCTTTAAATGCAAATTTGCAAAACTCAGAGACTATTGATTCGAACTCAAAGAAAATTAGTCTGAAGGATGTCCAGGAAAATTTTAGAAACAATATCATGAAGCAAAGAAAGCagcaatattaa
- a CDS encoding GNog1p. GTpase, producing DITIIPNSKDLIDIVLSKTQRKTPTQVHPQFQISRIRSFYMRKVKFCQQAIHDRLGMILTQFPRLDEIHPFYSDLCNVLYDRDHYKLALGHISGSKNIIDSLAKDYVRLLKYADSPYKCKMLKRAALGRMCTCLKKLQAPLEYLEEVRQHIGRLPSINPTTRTLIVCGYPNVGKSSFINCVSHANVEVEPYAFTTKSLYVGHFDYNYARWQVIDTPGILDRPLDERNTIEMTAITALAHIHSCILYFVDISEECGYSIEKQTKLFHSIKTLFRNKPVFIILNKIDSRSVDDLSPEEKKMIEELKTGLEGESNENGGKIEVVDFLTMSTMQKVGVEEAKNRACNELLQKRIEIKVQTKRVDAISRRLHIAETPLNKDRPPCIPDSVIQERSQEIKSRTKSGPLEKELEEEMGGAGVYQMDWNRKYILKDDDWKYDLVPEIMDGKNIIDFIDPDIEEKLKELEKEEEILLMNDPSQEFDEKLWEQTQTALKNIHNKINLKRRENMDNKARNAPILPRGRARQASAGELTKLTNQLDGLGYDVSKLYERGRSLARKEENKRERGRSLTRRAVNDVSDQISLLRSKRSRSITGNEDIEMLVNDENANRELLKRKRLPRGHSPAPNRIDASLKPGKQQEKAEKLRRKSQSKLGKLARRGEADRSIPTKMPMHLFSGKRGMGKTDRR from the coding sequence gatattactattatacCAAATAGCAAGGACTTAATAGATATTGTATTATCTAAGACTCAAAGAAAGACTCCGACTCAAGTACATCCGCAATTTCAAATTAGTAGAATAAGATCATTTTATATGAGAAAAGTAAAATTTTGCCAGCAAGCTATACATGATAGATTAGGCATGATATTGACGCAATTTCCAAGATTAGATGAGATACATCCATTTTATTCAGATCTATGTAATGTATTATATGATAGGGATCATTATAAGCTTGCATTAGGCCATATTTCTGGATCgaagaatattattgattctTTGGCAAAAGATTATGTGagattattaaaatatgcAGACAGTCCATATAAATGTAAAATGTTAAAAAGAGCTGCATTAGGTAGAATGTGTACTTGTTTAAAGAAGTTACAGGCGCCTTTGGAGTACTTAGAAGAAGTTAGGCAACATATTGGACGTCTTCCAAGTATTAATCCAACAACAAGAACATTAATAGTATGTGGTTATCCAAATGTTGGTAAGAGTAGTTTTATCAATTGTGTTTCTCATGCTAATGTTGAAGTTGAGCCATATGCATTTACTACAAAATCTTTATATGTTGGTCACTTTGATTACAACTATGCTAGATGGCAAGTAATTGATACTCCTGGTATTTTAGATCGTCCATTAGATGAAAGGAATACAATAGAAATGACAGCCATCACAGCATTAGCACATATTCATTCATgcattttatattttgtcGATATTTCAGAAGAATGTGGCTATAGTATTGAGAAACAAACTAAACTTTTCCATTCTATCAAAACtttatttagaaataaaccagtatttattatattaaacaaGATTGATTCTCGTTCAGTAGATGATCTATCACcagaagaaaagaagatgatTGAAGAGCTTAAGACAGGATTAGAAGGAGAATCTAATGAAAATGGAGGAAAGATTGAAGTAGTTGATTTCTTAACTATGTCAACAATGCAAAAAGTTGGAGTTGAAGAAGCAAAAAATAGAGCATGTAATGAGcttcttcaaaaaagaatagAAATTAAAGTACAAACTAAAAGAGTTGATGCAATTTCAAGAAGGCTCCATATTGCAGAAACGCCTTTAAATAAAGACAGGCCACCTTGCATACCTGATTCTGTAATACAAGAGAGATCTCAGGAAATTAAATCAAGAACAAAATCCGGACCACTAGAAAAGGAGCTTGAAGAGGAAATGGGTGGTGCTGGTGTGTATCAAATGGATTGGAATAGGAAGTATATTCTTAAGGATGATGATTGGAAATATGATTTGGTTCCAGAAATTATGGATggcaaaaatattattgactTTATCGATCCtgatattgaagaaaaattgaAGGAACTTGAAAAGGAGGAGGAGATATTACTAATGAATGATCCATCGCAAGAGTTTGATGAAAAGCTATGGGAGCAAACGCAAACAGCTCTTAAAAACATACACAATAAGATTAATCTTAAGAGGAGAGAAAATATGGACAATAAGGCAAGAAATGCGCCTATATTACCTAGAGGAAGAGCTAGACAGGCATCTGCTGGTGAATTAACAAAACTAACAAATCAACTTGATGGGTTAGGTTATGATGTATCTAAGCTTTATGAAAGAGGTAGAAGTCTTGCAAGAAAAGAGGAGAATAAGAGAGAAAGAGGAAGGTCTTTGACAAGAAGGGCAGTAAATGATGTTTCTGAtcaaatttctttattaagaAGTAAAAGATCAAGAAGTATTACGGGtaatgaagatattgaaatGTTGgttaatgatgaaaatgcAAACagagaattattaaagaggAAAAGATTACCTAGAGGCCACAGTCCTGCTCCCAATCGTATTGATGCTTCACTTAAACCTGGTAAACAGCAAGAAAAAGCCGAGAAATTACGTAGAAAGTCTCAGTCTAAACTTGGAAAGCTTGCTAGAAGAGGAGAAGCTGATAGAAGTATTCCAACTAAAATGCCGATGCATCTATTTTCAGGAAAACGTGGTATGGGTAAAACCGACCGTAgataa